The DNA sequence AGGATGAAGCGCCCCTCATCATCGCCGACTTCATCAGCTGGCTTGTCGCGCAGAAGCCTGACCTCGAAATCTTCCTTCTGCGTTGGGATGTGGGCGCGATGAAGTCGATGGTGCAGCCCGCCAACCTCTTTACCACCGTCAAATGGATGGCGCACAAGCGCATACAGGTGAAGCTGGACAGCCATCACCCGCCCGGGGCTTCCCACCATCAGAAGATCGTTGTGATCGATGATTGTTTTGCCTTTTGCGGCGGTATCGACATGACCAGCGATCGGTGGGACACACGCCATCATCGCGATGAGGACCCCGGCCGTCACCACCCGGACGGTTCCGCCTATGGGCCATGGCATGATGCGACCACCGCCTTACAGGGAGATGTCGCGATGGTGTTGGGGGATCATGCCCGCGCCCGTTGGAAGGGGGCCGGCGGCGGCGATCTGGAGCCGATCTCCGGCGAGCATGATTGCTGGCCCGACGCGCTGCCGGTGCAGTTCGAAAATGTCGATATAGCCATTTCCCGCTCCGCGCCGGAAATGGAAGACCAGCAGCCGTTGCAAGAGATTGAGCGGCTCTATCTGAACCAGATCGCATCGGCGAAGCGGACCATCTACGCCGAAAGCCAGTATTTCGCGTCCCGCCGCATTGCGGAGGCAATCGCCGCGCGGCTGGGTGAGTCCGATGGGCCGGAAATCGTCATCATCAACCCGGAACAAGCCGATGGCTGGTTGGAACAGCAGGCCATGGACACTGCCCGCGCTCGCTTGGTCGAAGCCCTGCGCGCCCGTGACGCCTATGGCAAGCTGCGCATCTACCATCCTTTCACGGTGCGCGGTGAGCCGATCTACGTCCATGCCAAGATCTTGATCGTCGATGACCGGACCTTGCGCGTGGGCTCGTCCAACATGAATAACCGCTCGATGCGGCTCGATACCGAGTGCGATGTGACGATCGACGGGGCACTGCCTGCCAATGCCGGACATGAAGCGACCATCTTGGGCATCCGTGACGACCTGATCGCCGAACATCTGGACCTGCCCGTGGAGCGGGTGGCCGCCGTGATCGCCGAGCGCGGGCTGATCGCCGCGATTGAGCAGCTGCGCGACAAGCCCGGCCGAACCCTGCGGCCCTATGTGACGCCCAATCTCAACGACGTGCAGGCGTGGCTGGCCGACAATGAAGTGCTGGACCCCGAAGGGCCTGAGGAGATGTTCGAGCCGGTTGCGGACCGCAGCCTGTTCCGCCGCATGCGCAAGAAACGCTGAGGCGCCGCCGCTTACCTATTCGGCCGCCAGCAACGCTTCCGCGCCGCCCAGATTGACGGAAACGAGGCGGCTTACCCCCCGCTCCACCATCGTCACGCCGAACAGCCGGTGCATGCGCGCCATCGTCACCGCATTATGGCTGACGATCAGGTAGCGCGTATCCGTCTGCCCCACCATCACGTCGAGCAGGTCGCAGAAACGCTCCACATTGGCATCGTCCAGCGGCGCGTCGACCTCATCCAGCACGCAGATCGGCGCCGGGTTGGTCAGGAACAGGC is a window from the Sphingobium sp. Cam5-1 genome containing:
- a CDS encoding phospholipase D-like domain-containing protein — translated: MIMPQEGEDCWRIARAAKASVIIDAEAYFRHARAAMLKAKRRIMLIGWDFDAAISLIREDEAKDEAPLIIADFISWLVAQKPDLEIFLLRWDVGAMKSMVQPANLFTTVKWMAHKRIQVKLDSHHPPGASHHQKIVVIDDCFAFCGGIDMTSDRWDTRHHRDEDPGRHHPDGSAYGPWHDATTALQGDVAMVLGDHARARWKGAGGGDLEPISGEHDCWPDALPVQFENVDIAISRSAPEMEDQQPLQEIERLYLNQIASAKRTIYAESQYFASRRIAEAIAARLGESDGPEIVIINPEQADGWLEQQAMDTARARLVEALRARDAYGKLRIYHPFTVRGEPIYVHAKILIVDDRTLRVGSSNMNNRSMRLDTECDVTIDGALPANAGHEATILGIRDDLIAEHLDLPVERVAAVIAERGLIAAIEQLRDKPGRTLRPYVTPNLNDVQAWLADNEVLDPEGPEEMFEPVADRSLFRRMRKKR